The following are encoded together in the Phragmites australis chromosome 19, lpPhrAust1.1, whole genome shotgun sequence genome:
- the LOC133900927 gene encoding patatin-like protein 1 — translation MASNATSSAADSTVPQPPPSQGKLITILSIDGGGIRGLIPATIIAFLEAKLQELDGPDARIADYFDVIAGTSTGALLTSMLSAPGENKRPLFAAKDLNTFYLENGPNIFPQRKAGWLTPAANLIGTMRGPKYDGVFLHDKIKGLTHDVKVADTVTNIIVPAFDVKYLQPIIFSTYEAKNDQLKNAHLSDICISTSAAPTYFPAHFFTTHNDKGESREFHLVDGGVAANNPTMVAMSMLTKEVLRRNPDFNPGRPTEYQNYLIISVGTGSAKQAEKYTAPQCAKWGLLQWLYHGGFTPIIDLFSHASSDMVDIHAAVLFEALHCQKNYLRIQDDSLTGATSSVDISTKENMEALIGIGQGLLKKPVARVNIDTGMYEPVDGEGTNEQALARFAKILSEERKLRTSTSTS, via the exons ATGGCCAGCAACGCCAcatcctctgccgccgactCGACGgtgccgcagccgccgccgtcgcaggGAAAGCTCATCACGATACTGAGCATCGACGGCGGCGGCATCCGTGGGCTCATCCCGGCCACCATCATCGCCTTCCTCGAGGCCAAGCTCCAG GAGCTGGACGGGCCCGACGCGCGGATTGCAGACTACTTCGACGTGATCGCCGGGACGAGCACCGGCGCGCTGCTCACGTCGATGCTGTCGGCGCCGGGGGAGAACAAGCGGCCGCTTTTCGCCGCCAAGGACCTCAACACGTTCTACCTCGAGAACGGCCCCAATATCTTCCCACAGAGAAA ggcGGGGTGGCTGACGCCGGCGGCGAACCTGATAGGCACCATGAGAGGGCCCAAGTATGACGGCGTGTTCCTGCACGACAAGATCAAGGGCCTGACCCACGACGTGAAGGTCGCGGACACGGTGACCAACATCATCGTGCCGGCGTTCGACGTGAAGTACCTGCAGCCCATCATCTTCTCCACGTACGAGGCCAAGAACGACCAACTCAAGAACGCGCACCTCTCCGACATCTGCATCAGCACGTCGGCGGCGCCCACCTACTTCCCCGCGCACTTCTTCACGACCCACAACGACAAAGGTGAGTCCCGAGAGTTCCACCTCGTCGACGGCGGCGTCGCGGCCAACAACCCCACCATGGTCGCCATGTCCATGCTCACCAAGGAGGTGCTTCGCCGGAACCCGGACTTCAACCCGGGCAGGCCCACCGAGTACCAGAACTACCTCATCATCTCCGTCGGGACCGGGTCCGCCAAGCAGGCGGAGAAGTACACCGCGCCGCAGTGCGCCAAATGGGGCCTACTCCAGTGGCTCTACCACGGCGGCTTCACCCCAATCATCGACCTCTTCTCCCATGCCAGCTCCGACATGGTCGACATCCACGCAGCCGTGCTCTTCGAGGCCCTCCATTGTCAGAAGAACTACCTCCGCATCCAG GACGATTCGCTGACCGGGGCCACGTCGTCGGTGGATATCTCGACGAAGGAGAACATGGAGGCGCTGATCGGGATCGGTCAGGGCCTGCTCAAGAAGCCGGTGGCGAGAGTGAACATTGACACGGGGATGTACGAGCCCGTCGACGGCGAGGGCACAAACGAGCAAGCGCTTGCCCGCTTCGCCAAGATTCTCTCTGAGGAGCGCAAGCTGCGGACCTCAACTTCTACTAGCTAG